A single Dechloromonas denitrificans DNA region contains:
- the rlmH gene encoding 23S rRNA (pseudouridine(1915)-N(3))-methyltransferase RlmH, which translates to MKLSVLAVGHRQPDWVSDGCAEYLKRLPRELAVSVTEIKPEPRGSKTREQLLAAEKGRIRDALGSGCRIVVLDEKGDDLTTLKLARRLEVWMQDGRDVALLIGGADGLDEEFKQQADDKLRLSSLTLPHGMARLVLCEQLYRAVSVLKNHPYHREG; encoded by the coding sequence ATGAAACTGAGCGTACTCGCTGTCGGCCATCGCCAGCCCGACTGGGTGAGCGACGGCTGTGCCGAGTACCTCAAGCGCCTGCCGCGCGAATTGGCAGTCAGCGTCACTGAAATCAAGCCCGAGCCACGCGGCTCGAAAACACGCGAGCAACTGCTGGCCGCCGAAAAAGGGCGGATCCGCGATGCCCTGGGTTCGGGCTGTCGCATTGTCGTGCTCGATGAAAAAGGCGACGACCTGACGACGCTCAAGCTGGCCCGTCGGCTGGAAGTCTGGATGCAGGACGGCCGCGACGTGGCGCTGCTGATCGGCGGGGCGGACGGGCTGGATGAAGAATTCAAACAACAGGCCGACGACAAGTTGCGCCTGTCCAGCCTGACGCTGCCGCACGGCATGGCGCGCCTGGTGCTGTGCGAGCAGCTGTACCGGGCGGTCAGCGTACTGAAAAACCATCCATATCATCGGGAGGGATGA
- a CDS encoding Maf family protein has product MRLYLSSRSPRRRELLTQMGIAFDTIVFRDGLRSDSATDETPFSAEDPVIYVERVTRAKAEHGLKIVNERKLPLRPVLAADTTLEFDGQIIGKPVDMADAVSILRRLSGHTHRVLTGVALDHMGRTEYVLSRSEVRFRTLDEEEIRHYVLSGEPMDKAGAYGIQGRGGMFVEHLSGSFSGVMGLPVCETGELLKRFGWRF; this is encoded by the coding sequence ATGCGTCTTTACCTTTCTTCGCGTAGCCCGCGGCGCCGCGAACTGTTGACCCAGATGGGCATTGCGTTCGACACCATCGTTTTTCGCGATGGCTTGCGCAGCGACTCGGCCACCGATGAAACGCCGTTTTCCGCCGAAGACCCGGTCATTTACGTCGAGCGCGTTACCCGTGCCAAGGCTGAGCACGGGCTGAAAATCGTCAATGAACGCAAGCTGCCGCTGCGCCCGGTGCTGGCCGCCGATACGACGCTCGAATTCGACGGCCAGATCATCGGCAAGCCGGTTGATATGGCTGACGCTGTCAGTATCCTGCGCCGCCTGTCCGGCCACACCCACCGCGTGCTGACCGGTGTGGCGCTCGATCACATGGGGCGGACCGAATACGTGCTGTCGCGCAGCGAAGTGCGCTTTCGCACGCTGGATGAGGAAGAAATCCGCCATTACGTGCTGAGCGGTGAACCGATGGACAAGGCCGGCGCCTACGGCATCCAGGGGCGCGGCGGGATGTTCGTCGAACATCTGTCGGGCAGCTTTTCCGGGGTCATGGGTCTGCCGGTCTGCGAAACCGGCGAGTTGCTCAAGCGTTTCGGCTGGCGCTTCTGA